Proteins encoded in a region of the Gulosibacter sediminis genome:
- a CDS encoding ABC transporter substrate-binding protein, which translates to MPAPLRRALAVATGLALLAPLAACSAQAATTTLVYATGQSEPDCLDPHVGGNWPQAELGHQVLESLFARDDQGDIVPWLAESSSLSDDGLTLTVPLKQGIEFSDGTPFDADAVVANMQHVRDPDTASSTGILALAKVDEIVATDDHTVEFRLNTPDSALTASLAQTWLAIMSPAGLDRGQDANCEDPIGTGYFKVDSWERQNQVTLVRNETHQANMPGEILPDEGSRLERLEWRFIPDAATRAAALQAGQVDVIDQVQPDTLSQLSDEAGYETVVAARPGTTARIELNSTRAPFDDPKVREAFAVSTDIDAAVESLYFGTLDRAYSPLSSSLPEAVDSYDGTDFSAVLAADPDRANELLDAAGYTERNDDGIRLKDGEPLTVSFPLSTNQSIPAEISLVEQVAASAAEVGFDVQIEQLDISSWYAASGEWDFDAIIAPYSKSSADVLRIVYHSDGNTPAPSGYHANNTGLADLDIDAMLDEAGSTTDETARAELYAQVQAYLVANYYVVPLYDQTVQFAYRDAVQGFRLDPSLNLVTFTNVVIAS; encoded by the coding sequence ATGCCTGCTCCTCTTCGGCGTGCGCTCGCCGTGGCAACGGGTCTCGCGCTTCTTGCGCCCCTTGCCGCCTGCTCCGCACAAGCCGCCACGACCACCCTCGTCTACGCCACCGGCCAGTCCGAGCCCGACTGTCTCGACCCGCACGTCGGCGGCAACTGGCCCCAGGCCGAGCTCGGCCACCAGGTTCTCGAGTCGCTGTTCGCCCGCGACGACCAGGGCGACATCGTGCCCTGGCTCGCCGAGTCATCGTCACTGAGCGACGACGGCCTCACGCTCACGGTGCCGCTCAAGCAGGGCATCGAGTTCTCCGACGGCACGCCGTTCGACGCGGATGCCGTGGTGGCGAACATGCAGCACGTGCGCGACCCCGACACGGCCTCGTCGACGGGCATCCTCGCCCTCGCGAAGGTCGACGAGATCGTCGCGACCGACGACCACACCGTCGAGTTCCGTCTCAACACCCCCGACTCGGCCCTCACCGCATCCCTCGCCCAGACCTGGCTCGCGATCATGTCGCCCGCCGGCCTCGACCGCGGGCAGGACGCGAACTGCGAAGACCCGATCGGCACCGGCTACTTCAAGGTCGACTCGTGGGAGCGCCAGAACCAGGTGACGCTCGTGCGCAACGAGACGCACCAGGCAAACATGCCGGGCGAGATTCTGCCCGACGAGGGCTCGCGCCTCGAGCGCCTCGAGTGGCGGTTCATCCCCGACGCCGCGACCCGCGCCGCCGCGCTGCAGGCGGGCCAGGTCGACGTGATCGACCAGGTACAGCCCGACACTCTGAGCCAGCTCAGCGACGAGGCGGGCTATGAGACCGTCGTCGCGGCGCGTCCCGGCACGACCGCGCGCATCGAGCTCAACTCGACCCGCGCGCCGTTCGATGACCCGAAGGTGCGCGAGGCGTTCGCGGTGTCGACCGACATCGACGCGGCCGTCGAGTCGCTCTACTTCGGCACGCTCGACCGGGCCTACTCGCCGCTTTCGTCGTCGCTGCCTGAGGCCGTCGACTCGTACGACGGCACCGATTTCTCGGCCGTGCTCGCGGCCGACCCCGACCGCGCAAACGAGCTGCTCGACGCGGCCGGCTACACCGAGCGCAACGACGACGGCATTCGCCTCAAGGACGGCGAACCGCTCACCGTCAGCTTCCCGCTCTCGACCAACCAGTCGATTCCGGCCGAGATCTCGCTCGTCGAGCAGGTCGCCGCGTCGGCGGCCGAGGTCGGCTTCGACGTGCAGATCGAACAACTCGATATCTCTTCCTGGTACGCCGCGAGCGGCGAGTGGGACTTCGACGCGATCATCGCGCCGTACTCGAAGTCGTCGGCCGACGTGCTGCGCATCGTCTACCACTCCGATGGCAACACCCCCGCGCCGAGTGGCTACCACGCGAACAACACGGGGCTCGCCGACCTCGACATCGACGCAATGCTCGACGAAGCCGGCTCGACGACCGATGAAACCGCCCGCGCCGAGCTCTACGCGCAGGTGCAGGCGTATCTCGTCGCGAACTACTATGTCGTGCCGCTCTACGACCAGACGGTGCAGTTCGCCTACCGCGACGCGGTGCAGGGTTTCCGCCTCGACCCGTCGCTCAACCTCGTCACGTTCACGAACGTCGTCATCGCCTCGTAG
- a CDS encoding TetR/AcrR family transcriptional regulator, giving the protein MSQRKGRIGRPAASSRVTLEEAAGELALEQGWDAISVNDIATRAGVSRSSFFNYFTAKSDVLWSTFDEAAETGTSLVDVVERLQLAGPPAALTHAEAMGAQNAIAETALSRARRLLRHIAPHPQGAGERIRAEMGALGVVLVVVDWAGDGVTRGALAERMDAVLGTQWRGE; this is encoded by the coding sequence ATGTCGCAGCGCAAGGGCCGCATCGGCCGCCCCGCCGCCTCGAGTCGGGTCACGCTCGAAGAGGCCGCGGGCGAGCTTGCCCTCGAGCAGGGGTGGGACGCGATCTCGGTGAACGACATCGCGACGCGCGCGGGTGTGAGCCGTTCCTCTTTCTTTAACTACTTCACCGCGAAATCCGACGTGCTCTGGTCGACCTTCGATGAGGCGGCCGAGACCGGCACCTCGCTCGTCGACGTCGTCGAGCGGCTCCAGCTCGCGGGCCCACCGGCCGCGCTCACGCACGCCGAGGCGATGGGCGCGCAGAACGCCATCGCCGAGACGGCCCTGAGCCGCGCGCGCCGGCTGCTGCGCCACATCGCCCCGCATCCGCAGGGCGCGGGGGAGCGCATCCGCGCCGAGATGGGCGCGCTCGGAGTCGTGCTCGTCGTGGTCGACTGGGCGGGCGACGGCGTCACCCGCGGCGCGCTCGCCGAGCGCATGGATGCGGTGCTCGGCACGCAGTGGCGCGGCGAGTAG
- a CDS encoding ABC transporter permease, which produces MTVTTNAPSAAPTRVPPTGRSWRRIGLRVAGRLVAATVVVWAVVTFTFFAVRAVPGDPVTAILGGPGSNASEEAIAQARADFGLDLPLGQQYLNYLGQLLRGDLGESYRLHRDVADIVGQLVPGTLALASLALVLGWVFALGLAWWSVRGGRGSALAADFIGIVASALPHFWLGALLISFLATGLGLPVAISGPGFGGLIVPALTLALPLGGYLAQVMRDALVATLEEPYVLAARARGETRAGVFLRHLLRRAAVPAIGLTGWAFGSLVSGAVVVEQLFARPGLGRALVDAVLARDVPMVQGVLIVVAVAYVVVTLVTDVLERAVMPPAKEARA; this is translated from the coding sequence GTGACCGTCACCACGAACGCCCCGTCGGCGGCGCCCACCCGGGTGCCGCCGACGGGGCGTTCGTGGCGACGCATCGGCCTGCGGGTCGCCGGCCGGCTCGTCGCGGCCACGGTTGTCGTCTGGGCGGTCGTCACCTTTACCTTCTTCGCGGTGCGCGCCGTGCCCGGCGACCCGGTCACCGCGATCCTCGGCGGCCCCGGCTCGAATGCCTCCGAGGAGGCGATCGCGCAGGCGCGCGCCGACTTCGGGCTCGATCTGCCGCTTGGGCAGCAGTACCTCAACTACCTCGGCCAGCTGCTGCGCGGCGACCTCGGCGAGAGCTACCGGCTGCACCGCGACGTCGCCGACATCGTCGGCCAGCTCGTGCCGGGTACCCTCGCCCTCGCCTCCCTCGCGCTCGTGCTCGGCTGGGTCTTCGCGCTCGGCCTCGCCTGGTGGTCGGTGCGCGGCGGCCGCGGCTCGGCGCTCGCCGCCGACTTCATCGGCATCGTTGCCTCGGCGCTTCCCCACTTCTGGCTCGGCGCGCTGCTCATCTCTTTCCTCGCGACCGGCCTCGGCCTGCCCGTCGCGATCTCGGGCCCTGGTTTCGGCGGGCTCATCGTGCCCGCCCTCACGCTCGCGCTGCCGCTCGGCGGCTACCTCGCGCAGGTGATGCGGGATGCGCTGGTCGCAACGCTCGAAGAGCCGTATGTGCTCGCGGCTCGAGCCCGCGGCGAGACCCGGGCCGGCGTATTCCTGCGCCACCTGCTGCGACGCGCGGCGGTGCCTGCGATCGGCCTCACCGGCTGGGCGTTCGGCTCGCTCGTGTCGGGCGCCGTCGTCGTCGAGCAGCTGTTCGCACGCCCGGGACTCGGCCGCGCGCTCGTCGACGCGGTGCTCGCGCGCGACGTGCCGATGGTGCAGGGAGTGCTCATCGTCGTCGCCGTCGCCTACGTCGTCGTGACCCTCGTCACCGATGTGCTCGAGCGCGCCGTGATGCCGCCGGCGAAGGAGGCCCGCGCATGA